The Candidatus Binataceae bacterium DNA segment ACCATTCAGCTGGCGATCGACACAACCAAGTTCTTCCTGGCCTGGTGGCGACGCGACGGCAGTATGCCGGCCGATACGAAAGCTGCAGGCGACTACGTCGAAATCAAGGGACGGTTGAGCAAGCTCTGGCCAGTCATGCTCGGCTTCCTCATTGGGACGCTCGCGGGTGCCGTCGCCTATCTTCGGCTTGACCTGTGGTGCGTGGTGCTCGCCATCGCAATCGTTGGGGCGCTGGCGGTCTGGGCGATCGCATTTTCGGGCAATCCTGTCCCGGACTTGATGCGACGTGCCATTGGGGGAGGTTCTCCTACGCGACTGCGGACGCTGCACGTCCAATCCAATGCTCGACAAGACCGTTCTGACCGTAAGCCATCGACTGGAGCTTAATCGCGGCGAACGGAAGAAGACGGTTTGAGCGGATCGCGATCAGCGTAGGCGATCCCGCGCCGGCACACTCCAAGTTATGTCTTGAAAGAGAGGACTACCATGACCAAGCCACTCGAAGGTGTAAAGATCCTGGACTTCACGCACGTCCAAGCCGGGCCGGTTTGTACCCAGCTTCTCGCCTGGTTCGGCGCCGATGTGATCAAGGTCGAGCGCCCGGGAACCGGCGATGTCACGCGTTCCCAACTGCGCGACATTCCGGATGTCGACAGCCTGTACTTCACGATGATGAACGGCAACAAGCGTTCGATTACATTGGACACTAAGAACCCGGATGGCCACGACGTGCTGGAGGCGCTCATAAAAATCTGCGACGTCCTCGTCGAGAATTTCGCCCCCGGCGCGCTCGACCGAATGGGGTTCACGTGGGAAAAAATCCACGCGATCAACCCCAAGATCATCGTCGCTTCGGTGAAGGGGTTCGGACCAGGTCGGTTCGAAGACTGCAAGGCCTACGAAAACGTCGCCCAATGCGCCGGCGGGGCAGCCTCCACGACGGGTTTTCGCGATGGAATACCATTGGTTACCGGCGCGGGCATCGGCGATTCCGGAACAGGCGTGCATCTCGCGCTGGGCATCGTCACGGCGCTGTTTCAGCGTACCCGCACTGGGAAAGGGCAGCGGGTGTTGGCGTCGATGCAGGATGCGGTACTAAATCTCTGCCGCGTGAAGCTGCGGGATCAGCAGCGGCTTGCCCGCGGACCGCTGACCGAATACAGCCAATTCGGCGAGGGGATCCCGTTTCTCGACGCAGTCCCGCGGGCAGCCAATGATTCGGGCGGCGCACAACCGGGCAGGGTGCTGAAATGCAAGGGTTGGGAGACCGATCCGAACGCGTACGTCTACCTAATCGTGCAATCGAAGGTATGGGATAGAGTTTGCAAGGTTATCGGCAGGGAAGATTGGATTTCCGATCCCGGCTACGCGACGCCCTCAAGCAGGCTCACCCGCCTCGACGAAATTTTCAACACCATCGAAGCTTGGACGGTCGGCTATACGAAGTTCGAGCTAATGGGCATCCTGAGCAAGCAGGACATCCCGTGCGGCCCCATCCTTTCGATGAAGGAACTTCTCGATGACGCCGCGCTCTATGCCACCGGCACTCTCGTGAAAGTTGACCATCCTGAGCGTGGACCATACGTGACGATCGGTCAGCCGGTGAAGCTCTCAGACAACGAGCTAAAGGTCGAACGGTCGCCGCTTCTCGGCGAGCATACTGACGAAATCCTGACAGAGGTGCTCGGATTCGACGGCGAACGCGTGGCGCACCTCAAGGCGTCTGGAGCGACGGGCCACAAACAGGATCATGTAGGTCATTAGAAATTTCATCGGACAGCGCTTGCTGGAACCGGAGCCAACTGTGCAGGCACGCACAACCCGCAAGGACGGAGGACCCCGTGCGCATCGATCGATGCAACAACGTCAGAGATTTTCGCTCGATAGCAAGGCAGAGACTGCCCGGGCCAATCTTCCACTATATCGACGGCGCAGCAGACGATGAGATCGCCTATCGAAGAAATACCGAGGCTTACGAGCGATGCGACCTGGTGCCCAACGTTCTCGCAGGAGTCGAAAGCATCGATATGTCGACAACGGTCATGGGACAGAAGCTGCAGATGCCCTTGTTCTGCTCACCGACAGCGCTTCAGCGGCTGTTCCATCATGACGGTGAAAGGGCGGTCGCCAAAGCCGCGGAGAAGTTTGGCACCATGTTCGGCGTTTCCTCCCTGGGGACGGTGAGCGTTGAGGAGATCGGTTCCACAATCGGCACGCCGAAGCTTTTCCAATTGTACTTCCATAAGGACAGAGGGCTAACTGGCAGTATGATCGAGCGGTGCATCGCCGCGAATTTTGACGTACTGGCGCTGACCGTCGACACAATCACGGGGGGAAATCGAGAGCGTGATTTGCGGACCGGCTTCACGTCACCACCGCACTTGACTCTTGAGAGTC contains these protein-coding regions:
- the frc gene encoding formyl-CoA transferase; the encoded protein is MTKPLEGVKILDFTHVQAGPVCTQLLAWFGADVIKVERPGTGDVTRSQLRDIPDVDSLYFTMMNGNKRSITLDTKNPDGHDVLEALIKICDVLVENFAPGALDRMGFTWEKIHAINPKIIVASVKGFGPGRFEDCKAYENVAQCAGGAASTTGFRDGIPLVTGAGIGDSGTGVHLALGIVTALFQRTRTGKGQRVLASMQDAVLNLCRVKLRDQQRLARGPLTEYSQFGEGIPFLDAVPRAANDSGGAQPGRVLKCKGWETDPNAYVYLIVQSKVWDRVCKVIGREDWISDPGYATPSSRLTRLDEIFNTIEAWTVGYTKFELMGILSKQDIPCGPILSMKELLDDAALYATGTLVKVDHPERGPYVTIGQPVKLSDNELKVERSPLLGEHTDEILTEVLGFDGERVAHLKASGATGHKQDHVGH
- a CDS encoding DUF1275 family protein: GLAELSAGLSGIFAMGVQSALVRLLVQGFPSTSVMTTNTIQLAIDTTKFFLAWWRRDGSMPADTKAAGDYVEIKGRLSKLWPVMLGFLIGTLAGAVAYLRLDLWCVVLAIAIVGALAVWAIAFSGNPVPDLMRRAIGGGSPTRLRTLHVQSNARQDRSDRKPSTGA